The DNA region TTTACTAAAAAGTTCCTTTTGTTACTGTTATTCCATATCAATTGTAATtatatccagaaaaaaaagcacctaaatattaatattttactaatattaaatattttactacTAGTAGGCTAGGAAAAATAagattatataattttaaaaaaagcagcaatcAAACAACTAccaaactaaagaaaaaaaacctcatagATAGAAATGTTCTTCTACTAATTTTTCATCTATTGGGAATATTaggaaagtatttttaagaGGACAAGCAGCTTTTTCCAGAAGTACTAGAATTTAGTCCTCATAAATAACAAAGTAAATAGACTAATGACCTTAAACTATTACAGGTATTAAAAATCTTGTGTTCTTATTAATttggaaactttaaaaaaatgagatgGAACAATGGAATAATGGATTGGGGAAAATTATTGCATTAATCTATATAATTCCTTAATTCTACACAATAGATCATAATTAATTGTTCTCACAAAATATTGCATATTACATTTTATAGTTCTGATGAGTCAATATTactaaataggaaaaaataacaataaattgTCCAGGTTATAGTGACTTACCAAGGACAAAACTCGGTttatgagaaatattttttaaactcaTTTATAGTTATAAGTGACTATACAATAATTAATTCTGCCCCTTCCTCTCTGCAACATTTCAGGTCAAGTTTAGTACATCCACTATGACATGTAGTACTAAAAAAACTATGATCCATTTTTCCTCCAGAACCTGATGCACCATGCGAATTCAAAAGCTCCAGCACACACTTGCAGACAAGTTGCTGCAGGAAAGGTGCCAGCTATAAACTCACCCACCCGGTCAGGGGCTAAAAGGTCTGATTTTCAACTTCCTTAGTTACCTGTTGCATAAGCCTCCCCCGGGCTAGGGACAAACAAGAGTGCCCAGGGCCTGTGGCTCTGGAATTCCTGCTGTGCAGGTTCCACCGTGTCCATTACTCCGCTGTTACTTGCACGGTGACCCATCAGAAAGATGCTTCCATTTGATTCATTTCTGGTACTACATAGACTGAATTTCAAAATAAGAAAGTCTTCCTTCGAGAAAAAAGAAGGCAAGGCAATCAAATGATTAGAAGAAAAGGCCTTTTAGTGAGATTGGATTATGTTCAGTGGCTACAGGAATGTTTTGCAAGCTTAGTAAAAGTACTTAGAAAAAATGCAgacctattaaaaaaaaaaaggcatacaAGTTGTGAAAGATATCAAGGAACTAAAAGTAAAGAATGAGGTTAACTATCTATAGATTGCACCAGTTTACTGAAATAAAGAATAACACCAGTTCCAAATTTTGTCATCGCAGAAACGGCTAACAATTACATGGCAGAACTGGGATAAAACCATCCTACACAGATGCCTATAGAACCTCGGAGTTCATACTCTCTGCCTGACCTGGATACCACTGAGTTCACATTCCCCTATGCCTGCACACCTGTAGTTAACAATGGACAATAATGTTTACAGGTAAATACGTTTAAATGTgacagcccttccctgtgccacgCTGAAACCAGCAGGACACAGACCCCCGGCATCCTGGGCATCTCATCGGCCAGACGGACACAGCTGGACTGACATCCCCTCAGCTGGGTCGGTGCTGGAACCAGGACTGacttctttttcatctttctttctgTAATTCATTTTCGCCTCTTtaattcttctcttccttttcacCCTGCACCTTTATCCAAAACCCAATGCCGTGTGCTTGTACAGTAGGTCAGGGACTAACATACTAATTTCTTTGCCAAGTGTGTAATTCACTGATAAAACTTTCTGGTTGTTTGCGACCCCTCGGATTTTTGTCGTTCCTTTCTACTAATGATAATTTACGAATCTCAGGCGATTATTTCCCTTTAAGGATGGATTTTCACAGTGGTACAACAGAAAATTCGAAAACTCATTTTCACAATTTAGTGGGGGTTCTAAGTGTTTTTCGCAACTTCCTTCACCTGCAGTGATAATTCTCTCTGTTCCCCctatcagaagaaaataaaaataagataaTCAATGTTTGAGAGAACTTTCAAAGGAAACACAGCAACTCCCTCTGAGGCGACCCCTCAGCCGACGCGCTCCCCGCGACGGCCGCCGAGGGGCCCGCTCCGAGCGCCGCTCGCCATTGGCTGCCGAAGATTGCCGAGTGCTCTCGTGCTCCTCCGGAGCGGCGCCGGAGGCGGCGGGGAGGGGAGCGAAGGGCTCGAGCACGGCGCGGTGCATTGTGGGGCGGGAGAGGAGAGTCACTGCTCAGCCagggccgccatcttggctgCGTCCGGACTCGCTCCCGCTCCCGGGGCCTGTTCCTTTTCCTCGCAGCGCAAAGCGGTGGAAAGGGAGAAGACGAAGGGCCCGCCAGGGCGGTGCTGATGCGCGCAGAGCCTCCTCGCACCTCTCCCAGGCGCCGCTAGCAAAGGGGGCGGGGGTGGTCGAGCGGTGACCGGCGCGGcctcttctctcctctgccGGGATGGGTCGGTCCCGCAGCCGGAGCTCGTCCCGCTCCAAGCACACCAAGAGCTCCAAGCACAACAAGAAGAACCGGAGCCGATCGCGGTCCCGATCCCGAGAAAAGGAGCGGGCAAGGAAGCGCTCCAAGTCCCGGGAGAGCAAGCGGAACCGGCGCCGGGAGTCCCGCTCCCGCTCGCGCTCCAATACGGCCCCTTCCTCCCGGCGcgaccgggaccgggaccgcGACCGCGCCTCCTCCCCCCCCGACCGTATCGACATCTTCGGGCGCACGGTGAGCAAGCGCAGCAGCCTGGATGAGAAACAGaagcgggaggaggaggagaaaaaagcagAGTTCGAGCGGCAGCGGAAAATGTGAGCCTGCTCTGGGGACGAGGGGGTGGTGAGGgatgggggaggaagggaagcgCTCGGTGCCTCTCTCTCTGCGCCTTCTCTCTGCGGGCTAGGGCCGCCTGCAGCCGGCTGCAGGCCTTTGGGCCTCCTGCGGCCGGAGCAATGCCTGTTTTCCCGCCATCCGCCCCTCTCTCGgagcccggctccctcaggtgCGTTAGGAGCCGCCCACTCGGGTGCGAGCCCCCCGCACGCCTCCTCCCCGGGGCCGGCTCTGCCCGCTGCCGTCCGCCGgcgctgctccctccctgccgcACTGCTCCTCCTAAACTTCCCTGTGCGGGGAGGCCGCGGCGCCCCTGAGGCTTTGTGCTGCGCTGCCGCACGGCCGCCCCTCCCCTTCGTGGCGTGGAGCTGGTTACGCGCCGAGCGGAGGCATCTGGAGGTGCTCGAGTGAGGGTTTCAAGaaactctgcagctgctgtattAACGCTGTGGGATTACTTTCTTGCCAAATGGGACAGTGACATCCGCTGACTTGTTTCATTTGAAACCTTGCCCTTTTTTCAGTTTATGATATGTTTATAAGGAGTGTGGTTATTTATTAAGTCTGCAGATATAAATACTATTTTAATAAACGATGGGGATGCAGTAATATGTTTAGCAGCATATAAAGTTATAAAACCGACTTTTATGCAGCAGAGAGAAGAATGGTTTGTAATCAggcaattctttttttttgagcaCTACCTTTGCTCATTGGACCATCTTATCCAGAAAAAGCACTTGTTTGTACATATGAAGCCAAGTGGTGCTGCTGATTCTCAGGTGGAGCTTTGCTTAAGCCATATCGTTCTCAGGAAATACTAGTTGGGCTTGGTGAGCCCAAGCTGTCACTTTCATTTCCCTTTGAAGATAATCACCTTTGCTAACTTCAGAGTTTTGACAATCAAAAACTTCCACAGTAACACAAACATGTGAAAACTGACATATTTTGACATACTGATCCTAGTTTCGTGGTTTAGAATTCAGTACCTAAATTGAGAAAAAGTATTGTGTGCATATCTACAATGAAGAACTGGAATGTGCTTAAAAAATTTGAGAATAGAGTGAGTAGTTTATTCTAGTACTTGGGGGCTGGTTTAGTTCATGTGTAAGTAAATTTTCTATGTAAGTTagctttgaaattttaaaaagcttatgAAGTCTCTATAGAAGGAATTTGATATTTCAGCAATGCTTGCTACAGAATAGTAGACATTTGAGGAGGAACCAGTATTGGAAAAGATTGGGTATGGATGGAATTTTGATACTTCTGCAACACACtttaagctaaaaaaaaaaaagcaataaaacttAGAGTAGAGAAGTATAGTATTTTAGTAAGCCATCTGTAAATTGTGTTAGGTATGTTGGTATAGATTCATGTTAGATAAGGAAAGAAGTATTTCCTTTCTGACTGAATCCATTAGCGGACATCTTATACATTGGAACTGAGTTTCTTCTAATGTCTTGTTCAGATCTCAATACACAGCCTAACTTCAGCCCTTTCCTATAGTGCTCATTTCCTTGCCTTGCAGGTATAactttttcccctcagaagTTTAGTAAAATGTAAGCTGTTGCTTTTCTGCAGATTTCATACAATTAgtctttcagaagaaaatggatCATACGAAAAATAGTCTTTTACCTTAGTGACATATCTGTTGCTCTGGAATCATAACTCAGTAGGCCAGGAtgataaaatgataaaatactGTAAGTTcatgtgatttaaaaaaaatagttggTGTGCTACAGAATAAATCACTAAGACTTATATctgtttataattttattttcttaataagGTCTAAGCCATTGTAATATCATTGCCTATAAGTCTAAAAATACGTTTGattcatttaattaaatttgaATGGAGTTGGTTGGAGTGAGAATAATGGAATGTGTGCAGGCACAGTGCTTAATTTGAGTGCATCATCAATTGCTGAGGATATTTGAAAATCTATTTCCGATATCAATAAAGTGGTATTTTTGTAACTATGCACTCTTTATTCAATTAGCTAACTTTTCCTAGATTTCCTGATGTTAAATGTAAAGCTATGGTAGTTTAATAAAACATGAGAGTATGATTTTAAtgacaatttatttttctggaacCCTAACCTCTTATGTATACTAAGCAGTATTGGTTCAGGATGGTGAGAGTACTCACTGCTGAATAAGAGGGAAGGGAAACcttttaaaatcatatttatTTGACTGGGGTTGATGCATTTTTCTGGGACTATTCTAGGGTTTTTGTTTGCCTTAcattgctttggggtttttttcctgaaaaaaatcacttcaagTCCAttttggaaaaatgaatgctGGTCTAAGGTGCCCCCTGCTAAATTTGTTATCTCTTGAGGACTGTAAGACTAAAATTGGTGTTCTCTGGCCGAATTATTGAGTTGGGGATTCCAAAACTTTCTACTGAAGGAGATCCACGTAGTTCAGTAAGTGTAGTAGGTCCACGTAGCTCAGTAGTTTTGAAACGATGACACATGAGTAGGGGAAATTGGGAGCCTTTCACCTTTTATTTCCCATGGTTATCTAGATAAGTAATCCATACTTCACATCTCCTATTGCATATTTGAAAGTTGTGCCCTGGGTCATCTAAAAGTTGGTAAATTATGcaacttatttttaattagttgTTTTTCAAGTAAGATAGATTAGGAAAGATTTTccaaatgagataagaaaatgcAGTCATTCTGAAAATGACAGGACATTAAGATACTACAACAGTAGCTGTTCTTCTAAATCTTGGATTTGTGTTGCTGGCAGGCTAGAACAGAAGAAAAGTTTCATAAGATTGTTCTGTACTTCGTGGAATATTTGAAATGGAAGTTCAATATCAAGTTTAAAACCAAGAATCTTCTCCCCAAAGCCCATAATAACTCCAGATGAATTGTGCTACATGAAATACAGAGTATTCACTGCTGTTCATCCTTGGATATCTAATTGCCATGTTGCACTTGTGATTACTACCTGgagttttttctgtgtgtggtAATTAACCTGCAAATTTACCTGATTTTTgtataatttttaatgaaaaattaaaacagtgaTCAGGCTGAGTGATAATACCGCTGCTCAACTAAAATAAGGGCAagacatttgaaaatatttccaaaattcTGAACATAGAAAGATGCAGTTTGCAAGGATTTATATAGTGCTTGGTATTGATATAATTTGGTTTTTGATCATTATGGTAGAAACAGAGtcctgcaattaaaaaaaaaagttaagatCTGAAGTTATTGAAATTTGTTAAGATAAATGATTGGATTACTAGATTACAGGTATAACACTTGGAATTCTAGGTAAAATCACAAATTTGAAATCACAAATTTTATTGCTTCTGTCTTCTGTTTTAAGATACTGGAAATTGTTTGATGCCTCTAAGGTGGTGGCTTTAAGGCAAGATTTTACAGGATATTATTGCTATATATGGCTTAAAATTGAGACCATATAAACTCCTGAAGGGTAAATGATGGTCAAAGTTGGgtggggtttggattttttggagGAGGGGGGCATGGTGTTGTAGAtattggtttgggttgggttttttctttcccccccagTTGTGATCAAGAAATAGTATGATAAGTTGTCCTCAATTTAGTCTGTTATATAGAAAGATACTAAATAAGGAATGGTCTGAATGGATTCCCTGTTATACTGCCTGAATATTCACCGTCTTTAAATGTAGggcaaaatattctttaaatatATAATCTATGTGTAGAACATGCAGTAGCATAGCTGATGGTGCGTGTTGAAGGAGTTTGTTTCAGTGCCAACGTTATTGATTAAAAATGTAATCCTCGTGTTTGCATTTTGCAGTCGTCAACAAGAAATTGAAGAGAAGCTCATAGAGGAAGAAACTGCTCGAAGGGTGGAAGAACTTGTAGCTAAACGCGTGGAAGAAGAGttggagaaaaggaaggatGAGATTGAGCGAGAGGTGCTGCGCAGGGTGGAGGAGGCTAAGCGCATCATGGAAAAGCAGTTGCTCGAAGAACTCGAGCGACAGCGACAAGCTGAACTTGCAGCACAAAAAGCCAGAGAGGTAACGCTCGGTCGTTTGGAAAGTAGAGACAGTCCATGGCAAAACTTTCAGTGTCGGTTTGTGCCTCCTGTTCGGTTCACAAAGAGATGGAATACAGCAAATCTAATTCCCTTCTCATATAAACTTGCATTACTGCGAAACTTAATTTCTAGCCTATTCAGAGGAGCTCACTGATATTTAAACAGTTACTCTCCTAAAACCTGAACAAGGATACTTGATTCTTAATGGAACTGACCTACATATATTTCAGAATTGTTTGAAACTTTTGCCATGGCTGCAGGATTTATCAGCAGTCCTTTCATTTTTGGGGAAGGgtattaaaaaatatgtaattatgTATCCttcatttgtttcattttgtttacCTAGACTGTAAGAGGCTTTTGCCTTCAGCCAGGCAAAAAGCAGGGTCCAGCAGTGAGCTGCAGTACCTGTCTGTAACAAATAGGTTTCTTAttcttcatttaaaatgaacattttcctTGAGCATACATTGGACTAATTCTGGGACTTCGAGCATAAGCCTATCCATGTCTTCACGAAGGATCTCTGTCCAAATCATTATATCCATTTTTAATAACTACTAACAActccttttttctccctagAAGTTATAAAAGAGCAGGTTGCCCTTGTCTGAAGTCAAGCTGAACGTGTGACTTGGGTTTTTGGggcctttttttgttgttttgttttgttttttaatcagcagctggagcagaagcTGAAAATGTCTTTCTGTGAGACAGTAATTTGCTACTAAAAGGCTTTGATGCCTGCCTGCACCAATCATTCCAGGATCCAGAAATTTCAAGACAAACTTCAAACCATAGAGGAAATTTGGGCTAAATAGTCATAAGTGTTAAATGCTTTTTTCACTCTGTGCATCCTACACAgttcattttaaattaatattttgattGGCTTGCGAAAGGAGAGACAGTAGCATTGCAGCTTTCCCCTTCATACTAGATGTGACTTGTCAGTCACATAGTATCAAATTAAATGGAAACAAATGGAATGCTGAGTTACAATAAATACTAAAAAGAATGAATGAATTATACTTTTTTTGCAAATTCAGACTTTAATATCAGAGTTTAAGTTGACTTTACATGTTTGTAGTCAGCAAATTCTTCATATGTAGAGGTTTTCATTTGATCAGACGGATgacttgtttttttaaaaaaagtatttttggtATTGTCGTCACGTGGAGAAGTCCCACCAGTTCCTTGTAATGCAGAACGAACCTCCATGCCTGGAGTGAAGTGTGCTAGCTAGTAGCTGGTTACTAGTCATAGTAAGAAGTTTTCATATGCTTGCTTTGTTcgtattaacttttttttcttacacaGACACAAACTTCTGGCTAACTTTAAATCTtccaaatacaaaaataatttggataTATATTATGTGAACTGAAACACTTCAAAATTTTTCACGCAGTCTTCATATTTGAGTTGCATAACAGAGTTCCATAAAATTCACCAAGAAAACAACAATTACAAGGCTTTATTTCCTGATCTTGCCTTCCCTGGACTCCTGAATTCCAAGTTCATACTGCAGACAGTTTCAGCTGTC from Melospiza georgiana isolate bMelGeo1 chromosome 2, bMelGeo1.pri, whole genome shotgun sequence includes:
- the ARGLU1 gene encoding arginine and glutamate-rich protein 1; this encodes MGRSRSRSSSRSKHTKSSKHNKKNRSRSRSRSREKERARKRSKSRESKRNRRRESRSRSRSNTAPSSRRDRDRDRDRASSPPDRIDIFGRTVSKRSSLDEKQKREEEEKKAEFERQRKIRQQEIEEKLIEEETARRVEELVAKRVEEELEKRKDEIEREVLRRVEEAKRIMEKQLLEELERQRQAELAAQKAREEEERAKREELERILEENNRKIAEAQAKLAEEQLKIVEEQRKIHEERMKLEQERQRQQKEEQKIILGKGKSRPKLSFSLKSQD